In Methanosarcina siciliae T4/M, one genomic interval encodes:
- a CDS encoding molybdopterin synthase — translation MKVISVVGYKKSGKTALVSALVRQLSGFGTVGTVKHMGEQRLNPGETDTGRHFDAGADMVVGITGSELVSFARDTSLENALDMLCDRGLDFAVVEGFKDSNLPKIVIGDLEGVPNIVFRVPADIDPHEELTASLVGMTLAQPDRYTLEALIKKARKNPVIRKAGAIGTFTGIVRELAGEEKTARLEFEKYEPEASKVLDKIREDIKQKEGILEVFLHHKTGVIKAGEDIVYIVIASAHRTELFPALSEAIERIKAEAPIWKKEITEKEEFWVHDREHA, via the coding sequence CAGCCCTTGTTTCAGCTCTTGTCCGGCAGCTTTCCGGCTTCGGGACAGTCGGTACTGTAAAACACATGGGAGAACAGCGTCTCAACCCCGGGGAAACGGATACAGGCAGGCATTTTGATGCGGGAGCGGACATGGTAGTAGGGATCACGGGCTCCGAACTTGTCAGCTTTGCCAGAGATACCAGCCTTGAAAACGCCCTCGATATGCTCTGCGACCGGGGGCTTGATTTTGCTGTAGTAGAAGGATTTAAGGACAGCAATCTCCCTAAAATCGTGATTGGAGACCTCGAGGGAGTTCCAAATATCGTTTTCAGAGTACCTGCTGATATTGATCCTCACGAAGAGCTCACAGCTTCCCTTGTAGGCATGACCCTTGCCCAGCCTGACCGCTACACCCTCGAAGCCCTTATAAAGAAAGCCCGGAAAAACCCGGTTATCAGGAAAGCAGGGGCAATCGGCACTTTTACCGGCATCGTCCGCGAGCTGGCAGGAGAGGAAAAGACAGCCAGGCTCGAGTTCGAAAAATACGAACCCGAAGCCTCAAAGGTGCTGGACAAAATCCGGGAAGATATTAAGCAAAAAGAAGGCATCCTCGAAGTCTTCCTCCACCATAAAACCGGCGTTATCAAAGCCGGTGAAGACATAGTCTACATCGTGATCGCCTCTGCCCACAGGACCGAACTCTTCCCCGCCCTCAGCGAAGCCATCGAGCGGATAAAAGCCGAAGCTCCCATCTGGAAAAAGGAAATCACGGAAAAAGAAGAGTTCTGGGTCCACGACAGGGAACACGCCTGA
- a CDS encoding molybdenum cofactor guanylyltransferase: MSGKTELKTGKTKARSAIMLAGGRGRRMGMVEKALLKFEGKTILGRLLENLFRVVDEVILSVRDIPQKEKLLPVLEKFPDREIRFCFDSREDAGPLEGIRAGLLESRSEYSFVCAGDMPFVNPEVVDLLFEKADGHDAALPRWEKDRMYEPLHAVYSRKMLLEIEKVFEGGRHSVLTPVFEMKDVVFVEISEIREIDPELRTFANINTVEDLESMIGSVVEKNFNNTFN; this comes from the coding sequence ATGAGTGGAAAAACGGAACTTAAAACGGGAAAAACAAAAGCCAGAAGCGCAATCATGCTGGCAGGAGGCAGGGGCCGCCGGATGGGTATGGTCGAAAAAGCCCTCCTCAAATTTGAAGGAAAAACCATCCTCGGACGCCTGCTTGAAAACCTTTTCCGGGTCGTAGACGAGGTAATTCTCTCGGTCCGCGACATCCCCCAGAAAGAAAAACTCCTCCCGGTGCTCGAAAAATTCCCTGACCGGGAAATACGTTTCTGTTTTGATTCCAGAGAAGATGCCGGGCCCCTTGAAGGCATCCGGGCAGGGCTGCTCGAATCAAGGTCGGAGTACTCTTTTGTCTGCGCCGGGGATATGCCATTTGTAAATCCCGAAGTTGTTGACCTGCTGTTTGAAAAGGCAGACGGGCATGATGCTGCTCTTCCTAGGTGGGAGAAGGACAGAATGTATGAGCCTCTGCATGCAGTCTATTCGAGAAAAATGCTGCTGGAAATCGAGAAGGTTTTTGAGGGGGGAAGACATTCGGTGCTTACACCGGTTTTTGAGATGAAGGATGTTGTTTTTGTTGAGATTTCGGAAATTCGGGAAATTGATCCTGAGTTGAGGACTTTTGCGAACATCAATACGGTTGAAGATCTTGAGAGTATGATCGGGTCTGTGGTGGAAAAAAACTTCAATAATACTTTCAACTAA
- a CDS encoding COR domain-containing protein, producing the protein MESNEINYLIREAQKSKAIILDLSFKEITSLPPEISELKNLTQLDLSGNQMTSLPPEISELKNLTILNLHNNQLSLLSPEISELKNLTQLDIFSNQLSSLPPEISELKNLTTLNLHKNKLSSFPPEISKLKNLIGLDISRNRLGSLPPEISELKNLTQLDVSGNQLSSLPPEISELKNLTQLDVSGNQLNSLPPEISELKNLIWLDISRNKLGSLPPEIVKLKNLIWLNISRNKLSSLPPEISELKNLIGLDISRNQLISLPPEILELESNIKWVEEPRYIPKQFQIKSRLIKKKGIFLQGNPFENPPVEIIRNGREAVINYFRSLEDGKEPLNEVKVLLVGEGSAGKTSLVKRVFGEEVDGNEPQTQGINIRKWTVKNGDWEIKANFWDFGGQEIMHATHQFFLSKRSLYILVLDGRKDEKPEYWLKLIENFGGDSPVLVVINKIDENPAFELNRKFLREKYRSIRGFYRLSCKSGEGTKDFLNILVEELKAVKHLEIKWPKSWFNVKSRVEKICPTCPSIEVSDSCEHCNFIEYNEYKTICDEEGIKNESEQNTLVDFLHDLGIILHFRDIPLLNTYVLEPQWVTNAVYKIVNSKEIAESRGVLIPDVMLPVILKQKTETDYYYPPYQYGFFVSLMKKFELSYDLDNSTVLLPASLEIQEPNFEFDYEEALKFVIDYDFLPPSVMPRFIVKMHKDIKDDLRWRTGVVLDNDNFNSDAVIRADSEARRISIYVNGGQKRDYFAIILQHFREINNSFEKLKAIEKIPLPDNPEVTVRYRHLVKLEQEGIEKFIPEGSDDYYSVSKLLGTIINWSSERALLELILQITGANLNNGEKILKAIQKIERESATEDNLFETANKIFSLEPSICGVGVNINEIVRMLVNWRKRQL; encoded by the coding sequence ATGGAATCAAACGAAATTAATTATCTAATTAGAGAAGCTCAAAAAAGTAAAGCAATAATATTGGATCTTTCATTCAAAGAAATTACATCTCTGCCGCCTGAAATATCAGAGTTGAAAAACTTGACTCAACTTGACCTCTCTGGTAATCAAATGACTTCGCTTCCTCCTGAAATATCAGAGTTAAAAAATCTTACGATACTTAACCTCCATAATAATCAATTGAGTTTGCTTTCTCCTGAAATATCCGAGTTAAAAAACTTGACTCAACTTGACATATTTAGCAATCAATTGAGTTCGCTTCCTCCTGAAATATCCGAGTTAAAAAATCTTACAACACTTAACCTTCATAAAAATAAATTGAGTTCGTTTCCTCCTGAAATATCAAAGTTGAAAAATCTTATTGGGCTTGACATCTCCAGAAATAGATTAGGTTCTCTTCCTCCTGAAATATCCGAGTTAAAAAACTTGACTCAACTCGATGTTTCAGGTAATCAATTGAGTTCGCTTCCTCCTGAAATCTCAGAGTTGAAAAACTTGACTCAACTCGATGTTTCAGGTAATCAATTGAATTCGCTTCCTCCTGAAATCTCAGAGTTGAAAAATCTTATTTGGCTTGATATCTCCAGAAATAAATTGGGTTCGCTTCCTCCAGAAATAGTAAAGTTGAAAAATCTTATTTGGCTTAATATCTCTAGGAATAAATTGAGTTCGCTTCCTCCTGAAATCTCAGAGTTGAAAAATCTTATTGGGCTTGACATCTCCAGAAATCAACTTATTTCGCTTCCTCCCGAAATCTTAGAATTAGAATCGAATATAAAGTGGGTAGAAGAACCAAGATATATACCTAAACAGTTCCAAATAAAATCAAGACTTATCAAAAAGAAAGGAATATTTTTGCAAGGAAATCCTTTCGAAAATCCTCCAGTAGAAATTATTCGAAATGGTAGGGAAGCAGTTATCAACTATTTCAGGTCTCTTGAAGACGGGAAAGAACCATTAAATGAAGTTAAAGTTTTGCTGGTTGGAGAAGGAAGTGCAGGTAAAACTTCTCTTGTAAAACGTGTTTTCGGGGAAGAAGTTGATGGAAATGAGCCACAAACTCAAGGTATTAACATCAGGAAATGGACGGTAAAAAACGGGGATTGGGAAATAAAAGCTAATTTCTGGGACTTTGGAGGGCAGGAGATCATGCATGCCACACATCAATTCTTTTTGTCCAAAAGAAGTCTTTATATTCTGGTTTTAGACGGAAGGAAGGACGAAAAGCCTGAGTACTGGCTCAAACTCATAGAAAACTTCGGTGGAGATTCTCCAGTTCTGGTTGTGATTAATAAGATTGATGAAAATCCAGCTTTTGAATTGAACAGGAAGTTCCTGCGAGAGAAGTATCGTTCAATTAGGGGCTTTTACAGGCTTTCCTGTAAATCTGGGGAAGGAACAAAGGATTTCTTGAATATTTTGGTAGAGGAATTGAAGGCAGTTAAACATCTTGAAATTAAGTGGCCGAAAAGCTGGTTCAATGTAAAGAGCAGGGTTGAGAAAATATGTCCAACTTGTCCTTCGATTGAGGTGAGTGACAGTTGTGAGCACTGTAATTTTATCGAATATAATGAGTATAAAACAATCTGTGATGAAGAAGGAATAAAAAACGAGTCCGAACAGAATACTCTTGTTGATTTCCTTCATGATTTGGGTATAATACTTCATTTTAGAGACATACCTCTCTTGAATACTTATGTTCTAGAACCTCAATGGGTAACTAATGCTGTATATAAAATTGTTAACTCAAAGGAAATTGCTGAATCCAGGGGAGTTCTAATACCTGATGTTATGCTTCCTGTGATCTTAAAGCAAAAAACTGAAACCGATTATTATTATCCTCCTTACCAATACGGTTTTTTTGTCAGTTTGATGAAAAAATTTGAACTTTCTTATGACCTTGATAATAGCACTGTTCTCCTTCCTGCTTCTCTGGAAATTCAGGAACCTAATTTTGAATTTGATTACGAAGAGGCTCTGAAGTTTGTAATAGATTATGATTTTCTTCCTCCTTCGGTAATGCCACGTTTCATCGTAAAGATGCACAAAGACATAAAAGATGATCTTCGATGGCGAACCGGTGTGGTTCTGGATAATGATAACTTTAATTCTGATGCTGTAATCAGAGCTGACAGTGAAGCAAGGAGAATTAGTATTTATGTTAATGGAGGGCAAAAAAGGGATTATTTTGCCATTATCCTTCAACATTTTCGGGAAATCAACAATAGCTTTGAGAAGTTAAAAGCCATAGAAAAAATCCCGCTTCCTGATAATCCTGAAGTGACTGTTCGTTATAGGCATTTAGTAAAGCTGGAGCAGGAGGGGATTGAGAAGTTCATACCTGAAGGATCAGATGATTATTACTCTGTTAGCAAGCTTCTTGGAACGATAATTAATTGGAGTAGCGAAAGAGCGCTACTTGAACTAATACTGCAAATAACGGGAGCGAATTTGAATAATGGGGAGAAGATACTAAAAGCTATTCAAAAAATTGAAAGAGAATCTGCTACTGAAGATAATCTATTCGAAACGGCAAACAAAATTTTTTCATTAGAGCCTTCCATTTGTGGGGTAGGTGTAAATATCAACGAGATCGTCAGAATGCTTGTAAATTGGAGAAAGAGACAATTATAA
- a CDS encoding DUF523 domain-containing protein produces MKKLETYKSPTSPDNSTGPKNPTSPEKPETYNTPKEILVLGHCLLNPLARLKGAKPATAIDPKGANIIQLPCPESMYLGMRRREITKDQLDHPAYRSFCRKIFTPLADMLEDLAANGIKLRIIGVPKSPSCGVYITSVGGEPGKSKEFHHSHAPGPGVFMEEIIKELEGRRVEFEIEDAGK; encoded by the coding sequence ATGAAAAAACTGGAAACCTACAAATCCCCCACATCCCCGGACAATTCTACTGGTCCCAAAAATCCCACCTCCCCCGAAAAACCAGAAACATACAACACCCCTAAAGAAATCCTCGTCCTGGGCCACTGCCTGCTCAACCCCCTCGCAAGACTCAAAGGCGCAAAACCCGCAACTGCGATCGACCCCAAAGGCGCAAACATAATCCAGCTCCCCTGCCCCGAATCCATGTACCTTGGAATGAGGCGCCGGGAAATCACGAAAGACCAGCTCGACCACCCCGCCTACAGGAGCTTCTGCCGCAAAATTTTCACCCCCCTTGCCGACATGCTTGAAGACCTCGCAGCCAACGGCATAAAGCTCAGGATTATCGGCGTCCCCAAAAGCCCCTCCTGCGGCGTATACATAACAAGCGTAGGCGGCGAACCCGGAAAATCAAAAGAGTTCCACCACAGCCATGCCCCGGGACCGGGCGTTTTCATGGAAGAGATTATAAAAGAGCTTGAAGGGCGCAGGGTTGAGTTTGAGATAGAGGATGCGGGAAAGTAA
- a CDS encoding DUF7847 domain-containing protein, translated as MFFSSASGNVIDLTTLSSEELYSLLVDGFRANIPASIALILGFSLLGMFLQAFFTAGAIGMAKKASETGDTVISDMVRFGSKNAVRFFLANLLVTLVLLAGIVFVVPGALTIGDLSEVIENPTATVQGMGTLVLGILVWVIYILVINISLSLTPYALVIDELDPLDAIKKGYNFFNENKLDVFFIWIIVVGLAFINGLVSELLGSESTLVSGLTYFVPILILQPLTTVLWTRLYLTMEGRKIYNPYELLSDPDYF; from the coding sequence ATGTTCTTCAGCTCAGCTTCGGGGAACGTTATTGACCTTACAACTCTTTCAAGCGAGGAACTTTACTCCCTGCTCGTGGACGGGTTCCGGGCCAACATTCCAGCCTCGATAGCCTTAATTCTTGGTTTTTCCCTGCTTGGGATGTTCCTGCAGGCCTTTTTCACGGCAGGAGCAATCGGGATGGCAAAAAAAGCTTCCGAGACCGGGGATACCGTAATCTCCGACATGGTCAGGTTCGGCTCGAAAAACGCTGTCAGGTTCTTCCTTGCAAACCTGCTGGTAACCCTGGTACTTCTTGCAGGCATCGTATTCGTAGTGCCTGGAGCCCTTACAATCGGAGATCTGAGCGAAGTGATCGAAAACCCGACAGCAACTGTGCAGGGTATGGGTACACTCGTCCTGGGAATCCTTGTCTGGGTGATCTACATCCTGGTCATAAATATCTCACTTTCCCTTACCCCTTACGCCCTCGTAATCGACGAACTTGATCCTCTTGACGCTATAAAAAAAGGTTACAATTTTTTCAATGAGAATAAACTCGATGTTTTCTTCATCTGGATAATTGTAGTCGGGCTGGCTTTCATCAATGGGCTTGTCAGCGAGCTTCTTGGCTCGGAAAGTACTCTTGTTTCAGGCCTAACATACTTCGTCCCGATCCTCATACTTCAGCCACTGACCACTGTCCTGTGGACCCGCCTCTACCTGACCATGGAAGGCAGGAAGATCTATAACCCTTATGAACTGCTTTCAGATCCCGATTATTTCTGA
- a CDS encoding TIGR00269 family protein has translation MTIKCKKCNHEAIIFQKYSGMHLCKKHFIEDVERKIKLTVRKDYSIRKNDVIAVALSGGKDSSVALYVMHKILGNRPDIQIVAVSIDEGIHGYRPHSLELAKKLTETLGVRHIIKSFKDEHGVTMDDLAAMDREKGACSYCGVLRKSILNRMALEIGATKLVTGHNLDDEAQTVLLNHFRGDMERMVRLAPPVAVEGLVLRAKPLRNIPEKEVALYALVNSLPVDFSECPYAGEALRGEIRELLNNFETNHPGTKYSLLRGFDKLVGALAKELPPAKIEKCRICGNTCTEDICQACKLLGRT, from the coding sequence ATGACGATTAAATGTAAAAAATGCAACCATGAAGCCATCATTTTTCAAAAATACTCCGGAATGCACCTCTGCAAAAAGCATTTTATAGAGGACGTTGAAAGGAAAATTAAGCTGACAGTCCGAAAAGACTACAGCATCAGGAAAAATGACGTAATAGCCGTTGCTCTGAGCGGGGGAAAGGACAGCTCGGTTGCTCTCTATGTGATGCATAAAATCCTGGGGAACAGGCCGGATATTCAGATAGTGGCTGTTTCAATCGACGAGGGAATCCACGGATATCGTCCCCACTCCCTCGAACTTGCAAAAAAGCTTACGGAAACCCTTGGGGTCCGGCATATCATAAAGTCATTTAAAGACGAACACGGGGTTACAATGGACGACCTGGCTGCGATGGACCGGGAAAAAGGCGCATGCAGCTACTGCGGGGTTCTCAGGAAAAGCATCCTTAACAGGATGGCGCTTGAAATAGGGGCAACGAAACTGGTAACAGGGCACAACCTGGACGATGAAGCCCAGACCGTTCTCCTCAACCATTTCAGGGGAGATATGGAAAGAATGGTCAGGCTTGCACCCCCCGTAGCCGTAGAAGGTCTTGTGCTGCGGGCAAAGCCCCTGCGGAATATCCCGGAAAAAGAAGTTGCACTCTATGCCCTGGTAAACTCCCTGCCTGTAGACTTCAGCGAGTGCCCGTATGCGGGAGAAGCCCTCAGAGGAGAAATTCGGGAACTGCTAAACAACTTTGAGACAAATCACCCGGGCACCAAGTATTCCCTTCTACGCGGTTTTGACAAGCTTGTGGGAGCCCTTGCAAAGGAACTGCCGCCTGCAAAAATCGAAAAGTGCAGGATTTGCGGAAATACCTGTACCGAAGATATCTGCCAGGCGTGTAAACTGCTCGGAAGGACCTGA
- a CDS encoding tripartite tricarboxylate transporter permease — protein MEEISLFLILFSVLAGYLLGIFSGLLPGIHTNNFALALVALAPFLAERGVAPFYIALVILSNAISHTFHDIIPSVFLGAPDGDTALAVLPGHRLLLEGSGAEAVRLSALGSAGSVVVSMLFVLPFSLFFAAVYPYMHEYMAWVLLTIVFIMLASEKGEEVKGQGSLAKYRYKAYALLLFLITGVLGLFAFSRENILLPVISLGQASVLLPLLSGLFGASQLIISLLTKSEIPAESVSKFELSRKRILRGVFTGSTAGSLVAWLPGVSSAIAALLAGLFVRSDFDRRPVKKDSIGPEPGEQKSFLFSDPDSDCRALESSKEFIVSVSGVNTSNAIFGLVALMVIGKTRSGAMVAVNEILDTGSPDFQVVQLFFAAVLLTALFSYFSTVWIGNNAHHMLRKLDYTKLCTGVLAGLAITVFLFTGVFGLFIFLISTPIGMLPSFMKIRKSHAMGVILLPVILYFL, from the coding sequence GTGGAAGAAATTTCTTTATTCCTTATCCTTTTTTCTGTGCTTGCGGGTTATCTGCTGGGCATATTTTCAGGGCTTTTGCCTGGTATACATACTAATAATTTTGCACTTGCCCTTGTAGCACTTGCCCCTTTTCTGGCTGAGAGGGGGGTCGCCCCTTTCTACATTGCCCTCGTAATCCTCTCAAATGCGATATCTCACACGTTCCATGACATAATTCCGTCGGTGTTTTTGGGGGCACCTGACGGGGATACTGCGCTTGCGGTTCTTCCGGGGCACAGGCTTTTGCTTGAAGGCTCAGGGGCAGAAGCGGTCCGGCTTTCTGCTCTCGGAAGTGCAGGTTCGGTAGTTGTATCCATGCTTTTTGTCCTGCCTTTTTCCCTTTTCTTCGCGGCAGTTTACCCTTACATGCATGAGTATATGGCATGGGTCTTGCTAACGATTGTGTTTATCATGCTTGCGAGCGAGAAGGGCGAGGAGGTAAAGGGTCAGGGTTCACTTGCAAAATACAGGTACAAAGCTTATGCTCTTCTGCTGTTCTTGATCACAGGAGTTCTGGGACTCTTCGCATTTTCAAGAGAAAATATCCTGCTCCCGGTCATAAGCCTCGGGCAGGCATCCGTACTCCTCCCTCTCCTGAGCGGACTTTTCGGGGCTTCCCAGCTCATTATAAGCCTTCTCACAAAATCCGAGATCCCAGCCGAATCCGTTTCAAAATTCGAGCTTTCCCGAAAAAGGATCTTAAGAGGAGTCTTTACGGGCAGTACCGCAGGTTCTCTTGTAGCCTGGCTGCCGGGAGTTTCCTCTGCTATTGCTGCCCTTCTGGCCGGACTTTTTGTAAGGTCCGATTTTGACCGAAGGCCCGTCAAAAAAGACAGTATCGGGCCTGAACCCGGAGAGCAAAAGTCCTTTCTTTTTTCCGATCCCGATTCAGACTGCCGGGCGCTTGAGAGCTCAAAGGAATTTATTGTCTCGGTTTCCGGGGTAAATACCTCAAATGCGATTTTCGGGCTGGTAGCCCTCATGGTGATAGGAAAGACAAGGAGCGGAGCAATGGTGGCTGTAAATGAAATCCTGGATACCGGATCACCTGATTTTCAGGTAGTCCAGCTTTTTTTTGCTGCGGTCCTGTTGACTGCCCTGTTTTCGTACTTTTCTACAGTCTGGATAGGGAACAACGCCCATCACATGCTCCGGAAACTTGACTATACAAAACTCTGCACCGGAGTCCTGGCAGGGCTTGCAATAACGGTCTTTCTTTTTACAGGGGTTTTCGGGCTCTTCATTTTTTTAATTTCTACCCCGATAGGCATGCTCCCGTCTTTTATGAAAATCAGGAAATCCCATGCAATGGGAGTTATTTTACTGCCTGTTATCCTCTATTTCCTGTAA
- a CDS encoding DUF169 domain-containing protein yields MEKASPRQIEEINEYGKEIIELLKLKTSPVAVALVPEGAEIPEGIKRVKERMKHCQMTDRVRRTKEEFYAVLEDQTCKGGAAAMGLGHMPPKLASGEFYYDKLKHFKTLEASKKTLDRVPMVEAESTVATLYAPLESASFMPDVIVIIGTPEQLMLLTQAALYNEGGRIEAEFAGKQSLCSDAVAEPYLTGKMGITVGCTGSRAYTEIQESELTVGIPAKILKNLVEGLRAIVGKAPAH; encoded by the coding sequence ATGGAAAAAGCAAGTCCCAGGCAAATTGAGGAAATAAATGAGTACGGAAAGGAAATAATCGAATTGCTTAAGCTGAAAACCTCACCAGTGGCAGTAGCCCTGGTTCCTGAAGGTGCTGAAATTCCTGAAGGGATCAAGCGAGTCAAAGAGAGAATGAAACACTGCCAGATGACGGACCGCGTGCGCAGGACAAAAGAGGAGTTTTATGCCGTTCTTGAAGACCAGACCTGCAAAGGAGGGGCGGCAGCAATGGGGCTCGGGCACATGCCGCCCAAACTGGCGAGCGGGGAATTCTATTATGACAAATTGAAGCATTTTAAGACCCTTGAAGCTTCGAAAAAGACCCTTGACAGGGTCCCGATGGTAGAGGCAGAATCAACAGTTGCAACCCTTTACGCTCCTCTTGAAAGTGCAAGTTTCATGCCTGATGTTATTGTGATAATCGGCACTCCCGAACAGTTAATGCTCCTGACCCAGGCAGCCCTCTATAATGAAGGCGGGAGAATTGAAGCCGAATTTGCAGGCAAGCAGAGTCTCTGTTCCGACGCCGTCGCCGAACCGTACCTGACAGGCAAAATGGGAATAACAGTCGGTTGTACGGGCAGCAGGGCTTATACGGAGATTCAGGAATCAGAGCTGACTGTTGGAATTCCCGCAAAAATACTGAAAAACCTCGTAGAAGGGTTAAGGGCGATTGTCGGAAAAGCTCCTGCGCATTGA
- a CDS encoding PASTA domain-containing protein: MKTQLEQRLVELRAEYESGQKILKDIEEKLVKLENGKKNLNETLLRISGAIELLEEVLGEESKSSTPEVSDSETSGSEVQEAESELKEVEVPPVIRLPLEHAVKKLEEAGLRVGNVGEKSVFVGGLRFGDVVQQEPRGGTHVDKGSAIDLIIAKKGKVKPNLSQNSVLSSFSDH, from the coding sequence ATGAAAACACAACTTGAACAGCGTTTGGTAGAACTCAGGGCTGAATACGAATCAGGTCAGAAAATCCTCAAAGACATCGAGGAAAAACTTGTAAAACTTGAGAACGGAAAGAAAAACCTGAATGAAACGCTCCTCAGGATCAGCGGCGCAATCGAGCTTCTGGAAGAAGTTCTGGGAGAGGAAAGTAAAAGCAGTACTCCGGAAGTATCCGATTCGGAAACATCCGGTTCGGAAGTACAGGAGGCAGAGTCTGAACTAAAAGAAGTTGAAGTGCCCCCTGTTATCAGGTTACCTCTGGAGCATGCTGTTAAAAAGCTGGAAGAAGCAGGACTTCGTGTAGGTAATGTCGGAGAGAAGAGCGTTTTTGTAGGAGGTCTCCGTTTCGGAGACGTTGTCCAGCAGGAACCGAGGGGCGGAACGCATGTGGATAAAGGGTCAGCGATAGACCTGATCATAGCAAAAAAAGGGAAAGTTAAACCTAATCTGAGCCAGAACTCAGTTTTAAGTTCTTTTTCAGACCACTGA
- a CDS encoding tetratricopeptide repeat protein gives MREFDSEFDKLLPELRGHCNVALRSFGNLNSFGDTNLYTALKEFLTACHQISAILWDKNNKKHRKHLRSVFSINNNSPLFPGVLSELETVIENMEIPGESTGMREQASLSYTPETKILTADGEKYELLPLFLAVRDLYASLTLFKELQTCTEMLEKDPQDATALFQKAVLFYKARRFETALQLTGQVLEIVPADFRVWYNRGVVLSEMGRLEDALAAYDRVIELEPAFEMAWDNKGVVLSRLGRFDEALETYETVLRRNPKYAEAWAGKGSVLSALDRKEEALEAYGSALKIRPDYLEALKSVSSLFSRLGRYEEALGAYDTALQAAPEAPELWAGKGLVLSELGRQEEALQSCSRALELKPGFAPALEVKVKILSEMGRQKARASQ, from the coding sequence ATGAGAGAATTTGATTCCGAATTTGATAAACTTCTTCCTGAACTTAGGGGGCATTGTAATGTTGCACTCAGGAGTTTTGGCAATTTAAATAGTTTCGGAGATACGAACCTGTACACTGCTCTCAAAGAGTTTTTAACTGCGTGTCACCAAATTTCCGCTATTCTATGGGATAAAAACAACAAGAAACACCGAAAGCATCTCAGGTCCGTCTTTTCCATAAACAATAATTCTCCCCTTTTCCCCGGAGTTTTATCCGAACTGGAGACAGTTATTGAAAATATGGAAATACCCGGAGAGAGTACCGGCATGCGAGAGCAAGCATCTCTTTCCTATACTCCCGAAACAAAAATCTTAACAGCTGATGGAGAAAAGTATGAACTCCTGCCTCTCTTTCTGGCTGTCAGGGATCTTTATGCTTCCCTTACTTTATTCAAAGAGCTTCAGACCTGTACTGAGATGCTTGAAAAAGACCCTCAGGACGCTACAGCCCTTTTCCAGAAAGCTGTTCTCTTTTATAAGGCGAGAAGGTTCGAAACTGCCCTGCAGCTTACAGGACAGGTGCTTGAAATAGTCCCTGCTGACTTCAGGGTCTGGTACAACAGAGGTGTGGTCCTCTCGGAAATGGGCAGGCTTGAAGATGCATTAGCTGCCTATGACAGGGTAATTGAGCTTGAACCGGCTTTTGAAATGGCATGGGACAATAAAGGAGTTGTGCTTTCACGGCTTGGCAGATTTGATGAAGCCCTTGAAACATACGAAACGGTACTCCGGAGAAACCCGAAATATGCCGAGGCCTGGGCAGGAAAAGGTTCGGTCCTTTCTGCACTTGACCGGAAAGAAGAAGCCCTTGAAGCGTACGGCTCAGCCCTTAAAATCAGGCCTGATTACCTGGAAGCCCTGAAATCTGTCAGCAGTCTTTTTTCCAGGCTGGGCAGGTATGAAGAAGCTCTGGGCGCATACGATACGGCTCTTCAGGCTGCTCCGGAAGCCCCTGAACTCTGGGCAGGCAAAGGGCTTGTCCTTTCGGAGCTGGGCAGACAAGAAGAAGCCCTTCAAAGCTGCAGCAGAGCTCTTGAATTGAAACCGGGATTTGCTCCTGCACTTGAAGTCAAGGTAAAAATTCTTTCGGAAATGGGCAGGCAAAAGGCAAGAGCTTCTCAATAA